In Pseudobacter ginsenosidimutans, the following are encoded in one genomic region:
- a CDS encoding DUF1338 domain-containing protein, giving the protein MNFNAQTPLDRFMSILFERYMNNVPDVKKITEALIAKGIIASQDEIVNDHIAFRTLGVPHLGMASLEKIFLANGYKKMDPYFFKEKKLDAYWYAPPTPAYPRIFVSELRVQDLSSEAQAIIHKYTDGISADPVDGLDLQDGEAVGEFLHKPLWNTPTKAEYSRLLQESEYAAWVIYNRYYLNHYTISVHALQSPYNKLEQFNQLLESIGVKLNTSGGVIKTSADGLLLQSSTVAPVNEVEFADGETMAIAGSYVEFAERRVLPQFAHLDAGDVAREHRRDGFEANNADKIFESTYTEQINR; this is encoded by the coding sequence ATGAACTTCAATGCACAAACCCCTTTGGACCGCTTCATGAGCATCTTGTTTGAGCGGTACATGAACAATGTTCCTGATGTGAAGAAGATCACGGAGGCATTGATCGCTAAGGGTATCATTGCTTCTCAGGATGAGATCGTGAATGATCACATCGCTTTCAGGACACTGGGCGTTCCCCATCTGGGCATGGCTTCGCTTGAAAAGATCTTTCTGGCCAACGGATATAAAAAGATGGATCCTTATTTCTTCAAAGAGAAGAAACTGGATGCTTACTGGTATGCTCCTCCCACACCTGCTTATCCCCGCATTTTCGTGAGCGAGCTGCGCGTACAGGATTTGTCTTCCGAAGCGCAGGCCATCATTCATAAATATACAGATGGCATCAGTGCCGATCCGGTGGATGGTCTCGATCTTCAGGATGGTGAAGCAGTTGGTGAATTCCTTCACAAGCCACTCTGGAATACGCCCACCAAAGCGGAGTACAGCAGGCTGCTGCAGGAAAGCGAATATGCCGCCTGGGTGATCTACAACAGGTATTATCTCAACCATTACACCATCAGCGTTCACGCGTTGCAGTCGCCTTACAATAAACTGGAGCAGTTCAATCAGCTTTTGGAATCCATCGGTGTTAAATTGAATACTTCCGGCGGCGTGATCAAGACCAGTGCAGACGGTTTGCTTTTGCAGAGCAGCACGGTAGCGCCGGTGAATGAAGTTGAATTTGCTGATGGAGAAACAATGGCGATCGCTGGCAGTTATGTGGAGTTTGCAGAGCGCAGGGTATTGCCGCAGTTTGCGCACCTGGATGCCGGTGATGTGGCAAGGGAACACCGTCGTGACGGATTTGAAGCGAACAATGCGGATAAGATTTTCGAGAGCACTTATACAGAGCAGATCAACAGGTAA
- a CDS encoding Gfo/Idh/MocA family oxidoreductase, with translation MQPIRTALCSFGMSGKIFHAPFIHRNPHYQLCAVWERSKKIAADLYPGIISYDNYEAILADPDIDLVVVNTPNITHFDYTKRALLAGKHVVVEKPFTVTVAEAIELEELAVKQDRILSVYQNRRFDSDIRTVRRVIEEGSLGQIVEAEIHYDRYNLVLSPKPHKEIAVQGTGVLYDLGPHVIDQALVLFGMPDALFADITHQRPGSQVDDYFEIIFFYPQLRVRLKSGYVVMEPVPAYAIHGTSGSFLKPRADPQEIKLNAGLLPEDDTWGVEDPASAGLLHTNIDGQPKKLMIRSEAGNYGAFYEGLYDAIQNNIFEDKFVPASAGTNVIRIIEAAYKSRDEKRIIAL, from the coding sequence ATGCAACCAATTCGTACAGCACTCTGTTCATTCGGTATGTCGGGCAAGATCTTCCATGCGCCCTTTATCCATCGTAACCCCCATTACCAGCTCTGTGCAGTATGGGAAAGGAGCAAAAAGATCGCTGCCGATCTCTATCCCGGCATCATCAGTTACGATAATTATGAAGCCATCCTGGCCGATCCTGATATCGACCTGGTGGTGGTGAACACGCCCAATATCACCCATTTCGATTATACAAAAAGAGCATTGCTCGCCGGCAAACATGTAGTGGTGGAAAAACCTTTCACCGTTACCGTTGCCGAAGCCATCGAACTGGAAGAGCTGGCAGTGAAGCAGGACAGGATACTATCGGTATACCAGAACCGACGCTTCGACAGTGATATCAGAACCGTGCGCCGTGTGATCGAAGAAGGCTCACTCGGACAAATAGTGGAAGCGGAGATCCATTATGACCGCTACAACCTGGTGCTTAGCCCCAAGCCACACAAGGAGATTGCCGTACAGGGCACAGGTGTGCTCTATGATCTCGGCCCCCATGTGATTGACCAGGCACTCGTGCTCTTCGGGATGCCCGATGCGCTTTTTGCAGACATCACCCATCAACGCCCCGGATCGCAGGTGGATGATTATTTCGAGATCATCTTCTTCTATCCTCAGTTAAGGGTAAGATTGAAGAGCGGTTATGTAGTGATGGAACCTGTGCCGGCCTACGCCATTCATGGCACCAGCGGCTCCTTCCTCAAACCCAGGGCTGATCCGCAGGAAATAAAGCTCAATGCCGGACTGCTTCCTGAAGACGATACCTGGGGTGTGGAAGATCCCGCATCAGCAGGATTACTGCATACTAACATAGACGGACAGCCGAAAAAACTGATGATAAGATCGGAAGCGGGAAATTATGGCGCTTTCTATGAAGGCCTGTACGACGCCATTCAGAACAACATCTTCGAAGACAAATTCGTTCCTGCCAGCGCAGGCACCAATGTGATCCGAATCATTGAAGCGGCTTACAAAAGCCGGGATGAAAAAAGAATCATCGCATTATAA
- a CDS encoding GLPGLI family protein, translated as MMKKIILHIFVLLTCFSAAAQDFLTKGSIEFEVKLNTKRMFEEMTKGKEDRMMMMGGGEGPEFYVTKKQLLFNGDKTLYRRSGSDPFMGGEGTSVFTDISAGIATFKGSSITTDKVFEDSIRRLRWKIDDETRVIAGFKCRKAVGVMMDSIYVVAFYCPEIVPQGGPEFFAGLPGMILGLAIPRMYTTWFATKVQLEVDEKLLVAPVPAKKEKVYSISEAREAYRKEMGSFLRTNVHNDEIDLTMKGLGGSGIFRRP; from the coding sequence ATGATGAAAAAGATCATACTACATATATTCGTTCTGCTCACCTGCTTCAGCGCAGCAGCACAGGACTTCCTCACCAAAGGCAGTATCGAGTTTGAAGTGAAGTTGAATACCAAAAGGATGTTCGAGGAGATGACCAAAGGAAAGGAAGACCGTATGATGATGATGGGAGGTGGCGAGGGCCCTGAGTTCTATGTGACCAAAAAACAATTGTTGTTCAATGGCGATAAAACATTGTACAGACGTTCGGGCTCAGATCCTTTCATGGGCGGCGAAGGAACTTCCGTTTTTACTGATATCTCCGCTGGTATAGCCACCTTCAAAGGTTCCTCCATCACTACTGATAAGGTCTTCGAGGATTCCATCAGGAGGCTTCGCTGGAAGATCGATGATGAAACGCGTGTGATCGCAGGATTCAAATGCCGTAAAGCCGTTGGTGTGATGATGGACAGTATCTATGTGGTGGCTTTCTATTGTCCGGAGATCGTTCCGCAGGGCGGTCCGGAGTTCTTTGCCGGTCTGCCCGGCATGATCCTGGGTCTGGCCATTCCCAGAATGTATACCACCTGGTTTGCTACCAAAGTTCAGCTGGAAGTGGACGAAAAACTGCTGGTGGCTCCTGTGCCTGCAAAAAAAGAAAAGGTCTACTCCATATCAGAGGCCAGGGAAGCTTACCGGAAGGAGATGGGCAGTTTCCTGCGCACGAATGTGCATAATGATGAAATCGATCTTACCATGAAAGGCCTGGGTGGTTCCGGCATCTTCCGCCGGCCATAA
- a CDS encoding SDR family NAD(P)-dependent oxidoreductase, with translation MSLLSNKSAIVTGAASGIGRAVAELYAANGASVIIADLDEKGGQETVDAIVKAGGKAKFVKADSSKPADNEMLVKEAVNTFGGLHIACNNAGIGGPSAPTGEYPVDGWDKVIAINLSGVFYGMRYQIPAMLQSNGGVIVNMASILGSVGFAGSPAYVAAKHGVVGLTKAAAIEYSAKGIRVVSVGPGFIETPLLAKMSEEQMKGLVALHPIGRLGKPEEVAELVLWLSSPKASFVTGAYYPVDGAYLAP, from the coding sequence ATGTCATTGCTCAGCAACAAATCAGCAATTGTGACCGGCGCTGCGTCCGGTATTGGAAGGGCTGTAGCCGAACTCTATGCGGCCAACGGCGCATCGGTGATCATAGCCGATCTGGACGAGAAGGGTGGACAGGAAACTGTGGATGCAATCGTGAAAGCCGGCGGCAAAGCGAAATTTGTGAAAGCGGATTCTTCCAAACCTGCAGACAATGAAATGCTGGTGAAGGAAGCCGTTAATACATTCGGTGGTTTGCATATCGCGTGTAACAATGCGGGTATCGGCGGTCCGTCTGCGCCTACCGGTGAGTATCCTGTGGATGGTTGGGACAAAGTGATTGCCATCAATCTGAGTGGTGTATTCTATGGAATGCGGTATCAGATCCCGGCCATGCTGCAATCCAATGGTGGCGTGATCGTGAATATGGCCAGTATTCTGGGTTCGGTTGGTTTTGCAGGATCACCTGCATACGTAGCTGCCAAGCATGGCGTGGTGGGCCTCACCAAGGCCGCCGCTATCGAATACTCAGCCAAAGGGATCCGCGTAGTGTCCGTTGGTCCGGGATTCATCGAAACACCGCTGCTGGCAAAGATGTCTGAGGAACAAATGAAAGGTCTGGTAGCCCTGCATCCGATCGGAAGGCTGGGCAAGCCGGAAGAAGTGGCCGAACTGGTGCTCTGGCTCAGTTCTCCCAAAGCCAGTTTTGTTACGGGAGCTTACTATCCTGTAGACGGCGCTTACCTTGCTCCATAA
- a CDS encoding outer membrane beta-barrel protein, which translates to MQKRIAKTLQLLVVICMTTPALSQNILKGKVIDSSENKKLHNSIVALIDLSDTTLYRSWRAGADGGFSISKIPAGKYTLLISYPRMADFLQDLNISDTSNIDLGNISMITEAKLMQEVVVTAGRAIRMRGDTLEYTADSFAVKPGANVQALLKRLPGIEVSRTGAITAQGQEVKKLLVDGDEFFTDDPKFAAQYLRANAVDKVQVFDKKSDMATLTGFDDGKKTKTINIKMKNSAKNGYFGKVSTGANGDGNYEHELMVGAFKGPLKAGVFGIASKSMSRDFSSEVLSRAGGESMDYIEDGVGMMVANKSQSESIGQYNGSGLPSILNGGAHFSNKWGNNNKYELMGNYRLRTHTGDGWGNSTRFTKSTDTLSFLDKDSRSDKSEGFGHNLSGQVSVKLDTFTRMMVKMAGSKGRKEIDRNSATSSANFRNIVVNSSASEENEITDDQSLKSSVTILRDMPKIAGKLNVTFEQEYSDTRSNNRALTENAFFDGVTGEQTRAQSLDRLQASIENYEGYGGRASLTNRFNDKWFTQFEYGLKVRMSESRFNTMNGSNGKYDDRVDSLSNNFDFTSLTQIAGAGINYNTKKWLIGVGSKVFLTGLKQFNLDAGETKKRTFTNLAPYFRASYNFSLTTSLNINYSGATVQPSMEQLQPLRRTANQLVVQEGNPDLVPGFNNNLSLSFNKYNLKKELMLMVSVSGSLNTNVITNATTISEQGRVSRYVNVDGLPGVNAMVNLSKGWRSKGINIGGGFNYSNNGNYNIQNGELFRMYNSNFGINSNIRYDFKEIFNLSFNSNFGFSRGRSELKGAVNSNNFNHSHNFAGSVSLPWKLEIGTDLMGSFNPGNGSFASSVNVVTWNANIQKKFLQSEGLVLKASVNDILNKATGYQRSIDGANWSESNGFVLRRYFMVSLSWNFLGKL; encoded by the coding sequence ATGCAAAAACGTATAGCCAAAACCTTGCAGCTCCTGGTTGTAATCTGTATGACCACACCTGCGCTTTCCCAGAATATTCTGAAAGGGAAAGTGATCGATTCTTCCGAGAACAAAAAATTACACAATTCCATTGTTGCGCTCATCGATCTCAGTGATACTACGCTGTACCGTTCCTGGCGGGCCGGCGCCGATGGCGGATTTTCCATTTCGAAAATACCTGCCGGTAAGTATACATTGCTTATCTCTTATCCCCGCATGGCGGATTTCCTGCAGGACCTCAATATCAGTGATACCAGCAACATCGATCTCGGTAATATCTCCATGATCACTGAAGCGAAGCTGATGCAGGAGGTAGTGGTCACTGCGGGACGGGCCATCCGCATGCGCGGCGATACCCTTGAATACACGGCCGACAGCTTTGCCGTTAAACCCGGCGCCAATGTGCAGGCGCTCCTCAAGAGATTGCCGGGCATAGAAGTGAGCAGAACCGGGGCCATCACGGCACAGGGGCAGGAAGTGAAAAAACTCCTGGTGGATGGAGACGAATTCTTTACAGACGATCCAAAATTTGCAGCACAATATCTCCGCGCCAATGCGGTTGATAAAGTGCAGGTATTCGATAAGAAAAGTGATATGGCAACGCTCACTGGTTTTGATGATGGTAAGAAAACAAAGACCATCAACATCAAAATGAAGAACAGCGCCAAGAACGGCTATTTCGGAAAAGTGTCCACCGGCGCCAATGGCGATGGGAACTACGAACATGAACTGATGGTGGGAGCGTTCAAGGGACCGCTGAAAGCAGGTGTGTTCGGCATCGCATCCAAAAGTATGAGCCGCGATTTCAGCTCGGAAGTGCTGAGCAGGGCAGGTGGAGAGTCGATGGATTATATCGAAGACGGAGTGGGGATGATGGTGGCCAACAAATCGCAATCAGAAAGTATCGGACAATACAACGGAAGCGGACTGCCATCCATTCTCAATGGCGGCGCGCATTTCTCCAATAAATGGGGTAATAATAACAAATACGAGCTCATGGGTAATTACCGCCTTCGCACGCATACCGGCGATGGCTGGGGTAATAGTACACGTTTCACCAAAAGCACAGACACACTGAGCTTCCTCGATAAAGACAGCCGTTCGGATAAAAGCGAAGGCTTCGGTCATAACCTGTCAGGACAAGTGTCAGTGAAGCTGGATACCTTCACCAGGATGATGGTGAAAATGGCCGGAAGCAAAGGAAGAAAGGAGATCGACAGGAACTCGGCTACTTCCTCGGCCAATTTCAGGAATATCGTAGTGAACAGCAGCGCCTCCGAAGAGAATGAGATCACAGATGACCAGTCGCTGAAATCTTCCGTGACTATTTTAAGAGATATGCCAAAGATTGCTGGTAAGCTCAATGTCACTTTCGAGCAGGAGTATTCCGATACACGTTCAAATAATCGTGCATTAACAGAAAATGCTTTCTTCGATGGAGTGACAGGTGAGCAGACCAGGGCGCAGTCGCTCGACAGGCTCCAGGCTTCCATTGAAAACTATGAAGGGTACGGTGGAAGGGCCAGTCTGACCAATCGCTTTAACGATAAATGGTTCACGCAGTTTGAGTATGGTCTGAAAGTCCGCATGTCTGAAAGCCGTTTCAATACGATGAATGGCAGCAATGGAAAGTATGACGACCGCGTGGACAGCCTCAGTAATAATTTCGATTTCACCTCGCTCACACAGATAGCGGGAGCGGGCATCAACTATAATACGAAGAAGTGGTTGATAGGTGTTGGCTCGAAGGTATTCCTCACAGGGCTGAAGCAGTTCAACCTGGACGCCGGTGAAACGAAGAAAAGAACCTTTACCAACCTGGCCCCCTACTTCAGGGCGTCTTATAATTTCAGTCTTACCACCAGCCTTAATATCAATTACTCAGGAGCCACTGTACAACCTTCCATGGAGCAGTTGCAGCCTTTGCGCAGAACTGCCAACCAGCTTGTGGTGCAGGAAGGTAATCCGGACCTGGTGCCGGGTTTCAACAATAACCTGTCGCTTTCATTTAATAAATACAATCTGAAGAAAGAGTTGATGCTGATGGTGAGTGTGTCCGGTTCACTCAACACCAACGTGATCACCAATGCCACTACTATCAGTGAGCAGGGCAGGGTGAGCAGGTATGTGAACGTGGATGGATTACCGGGAGTGAATGCGATGGTGAACCTGTCCAAAGGGTGGCGTTCCAAAGGCATCAATATCGGCGGAGGATTCAATTATTCAAACAATGGCAATTACAATATCCAGAATGGAGAGTTGTTCAGGATGTATAACAGCAATTTTGGGATCAATTCGAATATCCGGTACGACTTCAAGGAAATATTCAACCTGTCATTCAATTCCAATTTCGGTTTTTCGAGAGGCCGTTCCGAGTTGAAGGGCGCTGTGAATTCCAATAATTTCAATCACTCGCATAATTTTGCCGGCTCTGTTTCGCTTCCCTGGAAACTGGAAATCGGAACAGATCTGATGGGTTCTTTCAATCCCGGTAACGGATCCTTTGCCAGCAGTGTGAATGTGGTTACCTGGAATGCCAATATTCAGAAGAAATTCCTGCAGAGTGAAGGCCTGGTGCTGAAGGCTTCCGTGAACGATATCCTCAACAAGGCTACGGGGTATCAACGGAGCATCGATGGCGCCAACTGGAGTGAGAGCAATGGTTTTGTATTGCGTCGTTATTTTATGGTTTCACTTTCCTGGAATTTTCTTGGTAAACTCTAA
- a CDS encoding DUF4350 domain-containing protein, with protein sequence MKSFRNLLLAAASLLAMQSCSVAQPKGAQAKTVLLDYYFNNEYKKDASGNMVRFHYTWEDPANSGFSMWGERFRAAGAITDSLPVAPTRENLAKASVYIIVDADTEKETTQPNYIQPEHITAITDWVKKGGVLVMLANDSGNAEFKHFNQLANKFGIHFNEDRYHLVFNNKYEQGAFNVPANHPLLPNAKKIFLKELSTLTVEKPARSVFTDNGHVIMAVSEYGKGKVLAIGDPWIYNEYIDGKRLPAEYENPQAATDLANWLLKQAK encoded by the coding sequence ATGAAATCTTTTCGCAATCTCCTCCTTGCAGCAGCTTCACTGCTGGCGATGCAATCCTGTTCAGTAGCACAGCCCAAAGGCGCGCAGGCAAAAACGGTATTGCTCGATTATTATTTCAACAATGAATACAAAAAGGATGCGTCCGGTAATATGGTGCGCTTCCATTACACATGGGAAGATCCCGCCAACAGCGGCTTCAGTATGTGGGGCGAAAGGTTTCGCGCTGCAGGCGCCATTACGGACTCGCTTCCTGTGGCTCCCACCAGGGAGAACCTGGCAAAGGCCAGCGTTTATATCATTGTGGATGCCGATACGGAGAAAGAAACTACACAACCGAATTATATCCAGCCGGAGCATATCACTGCCATCACAGACTGGGTGAAGAAAGGAGGCGTTCTGGTGATGCTGGCCAATGATTCAGGCAACGCGGAGTTCAAACATTTCAATCAGCTTGCCAATAAATTCGGTATCCATTTCAATGAAGACAGGTATCATCTCGTATTCAACAACAAATACGAACAGGGCGCATTCAATGTTCCTGCCAATCATCCTTTGCTTCCCAATGCAAAGAAGATCTTCCTGAAAGAGCTGAGCACGCTTACCGTTGAAAAGCCCGCCAGGTCAGTATTCACAGACAATGGCCATGTGATCATGGCTGTTTCGGAATATGGAAAAGGGAAAGTACTGGCCATTGGCGATCCCTGGATCTACAATGAGTATATCGATGGCAAAAGACTGCCCGCGGAATATGAGAACCCGCAGGCCGCCACCGACCTTGCCAATTGGTTGTTGAAGCAGGCTAAATAA
- a CDS encoding L-fucose dehydrogenase — protein MDLQLTDKIIPVTGGAKGIGEGIALVLAKEGAIPVIIGRKSADNQKVVDAITASGGKAWQVEAELTDPASSEQAVKAILDQFGRIDGLVNNAGVNDGVSLENGSYEAFMASLHKNLVHYFLMAHYALPALKESKGAIVNISSKTADTGQGGTSAYAASNGGRNALTREWAVELLPFGIRVNAIVVAECFTPLYQTWINSLPNPEEKLASIVQNIPLGNRMTTAEEIANTTAFLLSERSSHTTGQLLYVDGGYVHLDRSL, from the coding sequence ATGGATCTTCAACTGACCGATAAAATAATTCCCGTTACCGGCGGCGCCAAAGGCATTGGCGAAGGCATCGCACTGGTGCTGGCAAAGGAAGGCGCCATACCTGTGATCATCGGACGCAAGTCCGCCGATAACCAGAAAGTGGTGGACGCCATCACCGCCAGTGGCGGCAAAGCCTGGCAGGTAGAAGCCGAGCTCACCGATCCTGCTTCCAGCGAGCAGGCCGTAAAAGCCATTTTAGACCAGTTTGGCCGCATCGACGGCCTGGTGAATAATGCAGGTGTTAATGACGGCGTTAGTCTTGAAAACGGCAGCTATGAGGCTTTCATGGCATCGCTGCACAAGAACCTCGTACATTATTTCCTCATGGCGCATTATGCTTTGCCGGCACTTAAGGAAAGCAAAGGAGCAATCGTCAATATCAGTTCCAAAACTGCCGATACCGGTCAGGGCGGCACTTCTGCCTATGCCGCTTCCAACGGAGGCCGCAACGCACTCACCCGCGAATGGGCCGTGGAGCTGCTCCCCTTCGGCATCCGTGTGAATGCCATCGTGGTGGCGGAATGTTTTACCCCGCTCTACCAGACATGGATCAACAGTCTGCCCAATCCGGAAGAAAAACTGGCCTCCATCGTTCAGAACATTCCGTTAGGCAACCGCATGACCACGGCCGAGGAGATCGCCAATACCACAGCCTTCCTTTTGTCTGAAAGAAGCAGTCATACCACCGGGCAACTGCTCTATGTGGATGGAGGTTATGTGCATCTCGACAGATCGCTCTAA
- a CDS encoding LutC/YkgG family protein, whose translation MSRQQILDAIRKNKPASVAAPASFQYLPSAEDLVPEFIGSLERVGGAVIGLKDRNPIAATVQEQYLHMTRIADFVNHSRNSNQALLHDAAGIEVAVLEGRLGVAENGAIWLQESDCISRALPFITQHLVLVLEKSKIVNTMHTACAQIDTTREGFGVFIAGPSKTADIEQSLVIGAHGAKSLLVLLIG comes from the coding sequence GTGAGCAGGCAACAGATACTGGACGCTATCAGGAAAAACAAGCCGGCATCGGTTGCTGCGCCCGCCTCCTTTCAGTACCTTCCATCTGCGGAGGACCTGGTACCAGAATTTATTGGATCGCTGGAACGTGTTGGTGGCGCTGTGATCGGATTAAAAGATAGAAATCCGATAGCAGCCACTGTACAGGAGCAATACCTGCATATGACGCGCATCGCCGATTTTGTGAACCATTCGCGCAACAGCAATCAGGCTTTGCTGCATGATGCCGCGGGTATTGAAGTGGCTGTGCTGGAAGGCAGACTGGGCGTGGCCGAGAATGGCGCCATCTGGCTGCAGGAATCGGATTGTATCAGCAGAGCCCTTCCCTTTATCACCCAGCATCTTGTACTGGTGCTTGAAAAAAGTAAAATAGTGAACACAATGCATACAGCCTGTGCGCAGATCGATACCACCAGAGAAGGTTTCGGCGTTTTCATCGCCGGCCCGTCAAAGACCGCCGATATCGAGCAATCCCTCGTCATCGGCGCACACGGGGCAAAAAGCCTGCTGGTACTGCTCATCGGATAA
- a CDS encoding fumarylacetoacetate hydrolase family protein, with protein sequence MKLIRFGNPGQEKPGVVIDNKRYDVSQIVGDFDEDFFAGNGIANLKTALDKNPSLPEVAAEVRWASPVSRPSKIICIGLNYADHAAESNMAAPAEPVVFFKATTALCGPNDDVMIPRNSVKTDWEVELSVVIGKKASYVEETEAMDYVAGYCLHNDYSEREFQLERGGQWVKGKSCDTFAPLGPWIATKDEVKDVNNLRLWLSVNGKMMQDGNTSNLIFKVPFLVHYLSQFMTLLPGDVISTGTPAGVGLGQKPNPVYIKEGDVMELGIDGLGTSKQTAVAWKKY encoded by the coding sequence ATGAAACTGATCCGCTTTGGAAATCCCGGCCAGGAAAAACCCGGCGTTGTGATCGATAACAAACGGTACGATGTAAGCCAGATTGTGGGAGACTTTGATGAAGACTTCTTTGCAGGCAATGGTATCGCCAACCTGAAAACTGCGCTGGACAAGAATCCCAGCCTGCCTGAAGTAGCTGCCGAAGTTCGCTGGGCAAGCCCCGTTTCCAGACCATCCAAGATCATTTGCATCGGGCTGAACTATGCCGACCACGCCGCTGAAAGCAATATGGCAGCACCTGCCGAACCCGTGGTCTTCTTCAAAGCAACCACCGCCCTCTGCGGCCCCAATGATGATGTGATGATACCGCGCAACAGTGTGAAGACCGACTGGGAAGTGGAGCTCAGTGTGGTGATCGGGAAAAAAGCAAGCTATGTGGAAGAAACCGAAGCAATGGATTATGTTGCCGGTTACTGCCTGCATAACGATTACAGTGAGCGCGAATTCCAGCTGGAGCGCGGCGGTCAGTGGGTGAAAGGAAAAAGCTGCGATACCTTTGCTCCACTCGGTCCATGGATTGCCACCAAAGATGAAGTAAAGGATGTGAACAATCTTCGTTTGTGGCTCTCCGTGAATGGGAAGATGATGCAGGACGGCAATACCAGCAACCTCATTTTCAAAGTTCCATTTTTAGTGCACTATCTCAGCCAGTTCATGACCCTGCTGCCGGGAGATGTGATCTCTACCGGTACACCCGCAGGTGTAGGACTCGGACAAAAACCAAATCCTGTTTATATCAAAGAAGGCGATGTGATGGAACTGGGAATTGATGGATTGGGAACGAGTAAACAAACGGCGGTAGCCTGGAAGAAATACTAA
- a CDS encoding MBL fold metallo-hydrolase, translating into MALHITSLNSGSNGNCYYIGNSSEAVLIDAGISCRETEKRMKRLGLAMSVVKAIFVTHEHSDHITGISVLSKKHSLPVYITDATMRASRISVLPSLLHTFAAGATISIGNLQVTAFKKYHDASDPHSFMVSDGQVNIGIITDIGHACKEVVNCFTQCHAVFLESNYCDDMLANSDYPWHLKRRISSDHGHLSNAAALELFRNYRSKQLSHLILSHLSKNNNKPELVHELFSAHADGTKIVVASRYEESELFFVDGKEVAGNEMVQVKWNAKKQAKNNSQLTLF; encoded by the coding sequence ATGGCTTTACACATTACATCCCTCAATTCCGGCAGCAATGGCAATTGCTATTATATCGGCAACAGTTCTGAAGCAGTGCTGATAGATGCCGGCATCAGTTGCAGGGAAACGGAGAAAAGAATGAAGCGGTTAGGACTGGCGATGTCTGTGGTGAAAGCCATCTTTGTTACCCACGAACACTCGGACCATATTACAGGTATTTCTGTATTGTCGAAAAAACATTCCTTACCTGTTTATATTACCGATGCTACCATGCGGGCCAGCCGCATCAGCGTGCTCCCCTCACTGTTGCATACCTTTGCCGCAGGCGCCACCATCAGCATCGGGAATTTACAGGTGACAGCATTCAAAAAATATCACGATGCATCCGATCCGCATAGTTTTATGGTGAGCGATGGACAGGTGAACATCGGTATCATCACGGATATCGGGCATGCCTGTAAAGAAGTGGTGAATTGTTTTACGCAATGCCATGCCGTTTTCCTGGAAAGCAACTATTGCGATGATATGCTGGCAAACAGCGATTATCCCTGGCATCTCAAAAGGCGAATCAGCAGCGATCATGGTCACCTCAGCAATGCAGCAGCGCTGGAATTGTTCAGAAATTACAGGAGCAAGCAACTGAGCCACCTGATACTATCGCATCTTTCAAAGAACAATAACAAGCCGGAGCTGGTGCATGAATTGTTCAGCGCGCATGCGGACGGAACAAAGATTGTGGTGGCGAGCAGGTATGAAGAATCGGAATTGTTTTTTGTGGATGGGAAGGAAGTGGCAGGTAATGAAATGGTGCAGGTGAAATGGAATGCGAAGAAGCAAGCAAAAAACAATAGCCAGTTGACCTTGTTTTAA